One Alteromonas sp. KC3 DNA segment encodes these proteins:
- a CDS encoding TonB-dependent receptor: MYKSFFTLSLLASSVAAYAQNTNEVSEQAQDIERVVVTGDFRQTTLDQLSASATILGEARLRSRQPSHIDSVLNTVPNVNFAAGASRGRFVQIRGIGERSQFAEPINPSVSFIVDEFDFSGLAAAGIIFDTKQLEVYRGPQATLYGTGALAGAVKLTSNEVRSNAPSYVEARAGNKGSYRIEGATGNDINQDWGYRVALVHNRSDGFVENTFLNRDDTNNIDETALRFALEGELDDTTTLAVTYRWYDIDNGYDAFSLDNDNKTRSDEPGFDEHQTHAISARSTTRTAKGDLILIATHASHNIAYGYDEDWTFTGFHPWGYTSFDAYYRDVDTQTGEIRFVSSPEAALFDGKTDWTVGAFYKNSQEQLLRQYTYLSNDYASEYTPTTTALYLQTATQLQDNLTLVAGIRAENYDFEFADNNGLTRDFDTTMLGGKVALQYTMGDHFYYASVSRGFKGAGFNPDNRVNDDQRFFDEEYNWNYELGVKGPLLTSNLTARAAVFFMDRTDTQVSDFDVITRDDGTAGFVDIIDNADLGTNKGAELELNWLANDAWQVSASVGYLSATFEGYTLADGTEIQEQRQAQAPKWTANVFSEYAFTDTLLWRVDMDFKSEYRFSDGHDVTAPSTALFNSEIVMLSGNWQTSLWVQNAFDREYYTRGFGGFSNDPRDEYAFNEPYYQIGNGRQFGVTAKYAF, translated from the coding sequence ATGTACAAATCATTTTTCACTCTTTCTTTACTCGCCAGTTCAGTGGCTGCTTATGCTCAAAATACCAATGAAGTTAGCGAGCAAGCACAAGATATCGAACGTGTTGTGGTAACGGGTGACTTTCGTCAGACTACACTTGACCAATTGAGCGCAAGCGCAACTATTTTAGGCGAAGCGCGTTTACGCAGTAGACAGCCTTCCCACATCGATAGCGTACTAAATACAGTTCCCAATGTTAACTTTGCCGCAGGTGCGTCTCGCGGTCGCTTCGTTCAAATTCGTGGAATTGGTGAGCGCAGTCAGTTTGCTGAGCCCATCAATCCGTCGGTTAGTTTTATTGTCGATGAATTTGATTTTTCTGGTCTGGCGGCAGCAGGCATTATTTTTGACACCAAACAGTTAGAAGTCTATCGCGGCCCGCAAGCTACTTTATACGGTACTGGTGCGCTAGCAGGGGCTGTAAAACTAACTAGTAATGAAGTACGCAGTAACGCGCCAAGCTATGTTGAGGCGCGCGCTGGAAACAAAGGTAGTTACCGTATTGAAGGTGCAACGGGTAACGATATTAATCAAGACTGGGGTTATCGCGTTGCGCTAGTACACAATCGCAGTGACGGATTTGTTGAAAATACCTTTTTAAATCGCGATGACACCAATAATATTGATGAAACTGCTCTGCGCTTTGCATTGGAAGGTGAATTAGACGATACCACCACATTGGCGGTAACTTATCGTTGGTACGACATCGACAATGGGTACGATGCATTTTCTTTAGATAATGACAACAAAACCCGTTCTGATGAGCCAGGTTTTGACGAACATCAGACACATGCGATAAGCGCCCGCAGTACAACACGCACTGCCAAAGGCGATCTTATTCTGATTGCTACGCATGCTTCCCATAATATTGCCTATGGCTATGACGAAGATTGGACGTTCACAGGTTTTCACCCGTGGGGCTATACATCATTTGACGCCTACTATCGCGATGTAGACACCCAAACAGGAGAAATACGATTTGTATCCTCACCTGAAGCGGCACTATTTGATGGGAAAACTGACTGGACAGTAGGCGCGTTCTACAAAAATTCACAAGAGCAGTTATTGCGTCAGTACACGTACCTTAGTAACGACTATGCAAGTGAGTACACGCCAACAACAACGGCTTTGTATCTTCAAACCGCAACTCAGCTACAAGATAATCTTACCTTGGTTGCGGGAATTCGCGCAGAAAACTACGATTTTGAATTTGCCGACAATAACGGGCTAACACGTGATTTCGATACCACAATGTTAGGCGGTAAGGTGGCTCTCCAATACACAATGGGTGACCATTTTTACTATGCTAGTGTGTCGCGTGGCTTCAAAGGGGCTGGATTTAACCCTGATAATCGTGTGAACGACGACCAGCGTTTCTTCGATGAAGAGTACAACTGGAACTACGAGTTAGGTGTGAAGGGGCCACTCTTAACATCAAACCTTACTGCACGCGCCGCAGTATTCTTCATGGATAGAACCGACACACAAGTTAGCGACTTTGATGTTATTACTCGTGATGATGGTACTGCTGGATTTGTTGATATTATTGATAACGCAGACTTAGGTACAAATAAAGGCGCAGAACTAGAGCTTAATTGGTTAGCCAATGATGCGTGGCAGGTCAGTGCCAGCGTGGGGTATTTAAGTGCTACATTTGAAGGTTACACCCTAGCAGATGGCACAGAAATACAAGAGCAGCGACAAGCGCAAGCGCCTAAGTGGACTGCTAATGTATTCAGTGAGTATGCCTTTACCGATACTTTATTGTGGCGTGTTGATATGGACTTTAAGAGTGAGTACCGATTCTCTGACGGACATGATGTAACGGCACCGAGTACAGCGCTGTTTAATTCAGAAATTGTGATGCTATCAGGGAATTGGCAAACGTCTTTGTGGGTGCAAAATGCATTTGACCGTGAATATTACACCAGAGGCTTTGGTGGGTTTAGCAACGATCCACGCGACGAATATGCGTTTAACGAGCCGTACTACCAAATTGGCAATGGACGACAGTTTGGCGTAACAGCGAAATACGCTTTTTAA
- a CDS encoding YkoF family thiamine/hydroxymethylpyrimidine-binding protein has protein sequence MQVMVELSLYPLVNEYIPPIQSFIDRLNSYAELSVSTSSTSTQVTGEYADVMGILGTEMQRTHEEVGQAIFVAKFLNFDAMQARKSS, from the coding sequence ATGCAAGTTATGGTCGAGTTGTCGTTATACCCTTTGGTAAATGAATACATTCCGCCAATTCAATCGTTCATCGATAGATTGAACAGTTACGCTGAGCTATCTGTGTCAACGAGTTCAACGAGTACACAAGTTACCGGAGAGTATGCTGATGTAATGGGTATACTAGGTACTGAAATGCAGCGAACGCATGAAGAAGTTGGTCAGGCTATATTTGTTGCCAAATTCCTTAACTTCGACGCCATGCAGGCAAGAAAGTCATCATAA
- the pnuC gene encoding nicotinamide riboside transporter PnuC — translation MGDFLSIFVEQITTTSPLEWCAVVLAMAYVFLAAKQSSWCWLCAFISTAIYTWLFWQVTLPFQAALNFFYMVMAGYGYYQWSKGGQNGEAKPIRFWPWWVHAIIVPTMLCAAWVMSEVATSQFNSEHLLLDASINLLSVITTFMVAHKILQNWVYWFFINIASAYLYLQVGYALSACLFLGYVGFSVFGYVQWRVEYKEQRGHIDYSGAASQRI, via the coding sequence ATGGGTGACTTTCTTTCAATATTTGTTGAGCAAATTACCACCACGTCACCTTTGGAATGGTGCGCGGTGGTATTGGCCATGGCCTATGTGTTTTTGGCAGCCAAGCAAAGTAGTTGGTGCTGGCTGTGTGCATTTATTAGCACAGCGATTTACACGTGGTTATTTTGGCAAGTTACTTTACCGTTTCAGGCCGCGTTAAACTTTTTCTATATGGTGATGGCGGGGTATGGTTATTATCAATGGTCAAAAGGTGGTCAAAATGGCGAGGCAAAACCCATTCGCTTTTGGCCGTGGTGGGTGCACGCTATCATCGTCCCTACTATGCTCTGTGCTGCTTGGGTAATGTCTGAAGTCGCCACGTCTCAGTTTAACAGTGAACATCTTCTTTTAGATGCAAGTATTAATTTACTGAGTGTGATTACCACGTTTATGGTGGCACACAAAATACTGCAAAATTGGGTATACTGGTTCTTTATTAACATTGCGTCTGCTTATTTGTATTTACAGGTAGGTTATGCACTTTCTGCTTGCTTGTTTTTGGGCTATGTTGGGTTTTCCGTTTTCGGCTATGTCCAATGGCGAGTAGAGTATAAGGAGCAACGTGGACACATCGACTATTCTGGCGCAGCTTCACAACGCATTTAA
- a CDS encoding choline/ethanolamine kinase family protein, translating to MDTSTILAQLHNAFNLSSDVVLSRHPSGAVNHVYRLQDKTQHIDYAVKWLGDDNFSGVNRTHQFVLQQQLCQVDIAPKPIWLSDDERIWVEYWHPNTRLAQRNPETLANVLARIHQLPVTARPLNLAARWQHYLHVASLSEGDALYDRATALRSAVLRSEQVDEDLVLCHNDLLYSHVLCREGNTPVVIDWEYSAMGNRYFDLASCCLINELDDATSNKLVSCYADILSISHGEAKEKFSLHKDIVSTTNALWFEALSESTPNELLAEI from the coding sequence GTGGACACATCGACTATTCTGGCGCAGCTTCACAACGCATTTAACTTAAGCAGCGACGTGGTTCTCTCGCGTCATCCATCTGGTGCGGTAAATCATGTTTATCGTCTGCAAGACAAAACGCAACACATTGACTACGCAGTAAAGTGGTTAGGTGATGACAATTTTAGTGGCGTTAACCGCACGCATCAGTTTGTGTTACAACAACAGCTGTGCCAAGTAGATATTGCGCCAAAGCCCATTTGGTTGAGCGACGATGAGCGTATTTGGGTAGAGTATTGGCATCCAAATACGCGATTGGCTCAGCGCAACCCTGAAACTCTGGCAAATGTGTTGGCGCGTATTCATCAGCTACCTGTTACCGCACGTCCGTTAAACCTTGCCGCCAGATGGCAGCACTACTTGCACGTTGCAAGTTTGTCTGAGGGCGATGCGTTGTATGACCGAGCAACGGCACTTAGAAGCGCAGTTTTGCGTAGTGAGCAGGTCGATGAAGACCTGGTGTTGTGTCACAACGATTTGTTATACAGTCACGTATTGTGTCGAGAAGGCAATACGCCGGTGGTTATCGATTGGGAATATTCAGCGATGGGTAACCGTTATTTTGATTTGGCTAGCTGTTGTTTGATTAACGAGCTCGACGATGCAACGAGTAATAAGCTTGTCAGTTGCTATGCGGATATCCTTTCTATTTCACACGGTGAAGCAAAGGAAAAATTTAGTCTTCACAAAGACATTGTTAGCACAACCAATGCACTTTGGTTCGAGGCGCTTTCTGAATCAACACCGAATGAGCTGCTAGCCGAAATCTAA
- a CDS encoding alanine acetyltransferase, giving the protein MSLSPYQQAILQEMGIPVWVPKAVYEAKLEETGARATDSSTNAHHSAMPAQSKPITQEQKQSRLAQLRAQMGSESSKADDKSITKPAHAIQQANQPATSTPQAAPFSLPDSPEGLPLSAEQTKKCAKWLDDLRLACVQLGLPSELASKVMISKTLAVDEQAIILPAEPLSLTPSQKRALWLALTTVAKTQS; this is encoded by the coding sequence ATGTCACTGTCTCCTTATCAACAAGCTATTTTACAAGAGATGGGCATTCCAGTTTGGGTGCCGAAAGCTGTATATGAAGCAAAGCTTGAAGAAACAGGGGCCCGTGCAACTGATAGCTCTACCAATGCTCATCACTCTGCAATGCCTGCACAAAGCAAACCGATAACACAAGAGCAAAAACAGTCAAGGCTGGCTCAGTTACGCGCGCAAATGGGATCTGAATCGAGCAAAGCAGATGATAAAAGCATTACAAAACCAGCTCACGCTATTCAACAAGCAAATCAGCCTGCTACGAGCACACCGCAAGCTGCGCCTTTCTCGTTACCTGATTCGCCTGAAGGGCTGCCGTTAAGTGCTGAGCAGACCAAGAAATGCGCTAAGTGGCTCGATGATCTACGGTTAGCCTGCGTGCAACTGGGTTTACCGTCTGAGTTAGCAAGCAAAGTGATGATAAGCAAAACCCTAGCGGTCGATGAGCAAGCAATTATTTTGCCTGCTGAACCACTGTCGTTAACCCCTTCACAAAAGCGCGCCCTGTGGCTAGCGCTAACTACCGTCGCAAAAACACAGAGTTAG
- the rimI gene encoding ribosomal protein S18-alanine N-acetyltransferase: MNIQLVTADTPAALIERGHAIHVQAQFSPWKLSTFADCFTPPYYGLFALDENELVGYAIVLEVLDEATLMDIAVVQHCRGRGVGKALLQRVLDKVKARSMREVWLEVRESNLAAIHLYETHGFEHIELRKNYYPTENGKENAAIMKWPNLAMA, from the coding sequence TTGAATATTCAACTTGTTACTGCAGACACACCAGCTGCATTGATTGAACGTGGTCATGCCATTCACGTACAAGCTCAGTTTTCGCCGTGGAAACTCAGCACATTCGCTGACTGTTTTACCCCACCTTATTATGGTTTATTTGCCCTTGATGAAAACGAGCTTGTTGGGTATGCCATTGTGCTTGAGGTACTTGATGAAGCCACATTAATGGATATTGCCGTCGTACAGCATTGCCGAGGAAGGGGCGTGGGAAAGGCATTGCTTCAGCGCGTGCTTGATAAGGTGAAAGCGCGCAGTATGCGTGAGGTGTGGTTAGAGGTAAGAGAGAGTAACCTTGCTGCAATTCATTTATATGAAACACACGGTTTTGAACACATAGAATTGCGTAAAAACTACTATCCTACTGAAAATGGGAAAGAAAATGCTGCGATCATGAAATGGCCAAATCTTGCTATGGCGTAG
- a CDS encoding DMT family transporter, translating to MSTTSLIEKEQSKGIKMLLVAVLCLGLNWPGMKVGLEIVGPVWMVCLRFLLSLPVLALFVLITKKRLPRLNRKDRSVVFVVAFFQFILSMGLITVSLQFIPAGTASILIYTTPLWMLLIDTLWYRQKPPSKRLILTGISTIGCAMILFASGEPGAWLPLFGMLLASALWAVAIRRVSFHKWQGSVIEAVFWQFSIAGMAMLGLALIFEPTPDFLNYGWQDWLLLTYIGPVATGLGFGLMVAAGPKLAPDKIVLISTLTPIVGYVSSVVILGETLLPMVVAGAVLMIAALIVNGLPHTTLKRILGKGRG from the coding sequence ATGTCTACAACATCATTGATAGAAAAAGAGCAATCGAAAGGCATTAAAATGCTTTTAGTTGCGGTATTGTGCCTAGGACTCAATTGGCCCGGTATGAAAGTGGGCTTGGAAATTGTAGGCCCGGTTTGGATGGTGTGTTTACGCTTTTTGTTGAGCTTACCTGTGCTTGCGTTATTTGTACTTATAACCAAGAAACGTCTACCTCGCCTAAATAGAAAAGACCGCTCCGTGGTGTTCGTCGTCGCGTTTTTCCAGTTTATCTTGTCTATGGGCCTGATTACCGTGTCGTTGCAATTTATTCCTGCTGGGACCGCGAGTATCCTTATCTATACAACACCGCTTTGGATGTTGTTAATTGATACATTGTGGTATCGACAAAAGCCGCCCTCAAAGCGACTTATCCTCACTGGTATATCAACCATTGGATGCGCAATGATCTTGTTTGCGTCGGGTGAGCCAGGCGCGTGGCTGCCGCTTTTTGGCATGTTGTTGGCGTCTGCGTTATGGGCTGTGGCTATTCGCAGAGTGTCTTTTCACAAGTGGCAGGGCAGCGTAATTGAAGCGGTTTTTTGGCAGTTTTCTATCGCTGGCATGGCGATGCTTGGTTTGGCACTTATTTTCGAACCTACGCCTGACTTTCTTAACTATGGTTGGCAAGATTGGTTACTACTAACATACATTGGCCCAGTCGCAACTGGTCTAGGTTTCGGATTAATGGTCGCTGCTGGCCCTAAACTAGCGCCAGACAAAATTGTGCTTATTAGCACGTTAACGCCTATTGTAGGCTATGTGAGCTCTGTGGTTATTTTGGGCGAGACGCTACTACCTATGGTTGTCGCAGGTGCTGTTTTGATGATAGCGGCACTCATTGTTAATGGCTTGCCGCACACCACCCTGAAGAGGATTTTAGGTAAAGGCCGAGGCTAA
- a CDS encoding LysR family transcriptional regulator produces MPVKAKTEDLEAFLTVVDTGSFSSAANLLNQQVAKVSRAVTRLESTLEATLLNRTTRRLELTEEGEMFLRYARDGLNKLEKGEEALRLLKRAPSGKLRVDAASPFVLHQLAPLVKAFSETYPDIALDITSHDSIIDLLEHKTDIAIRIGDLSDSNLHARKLGKSKLHIVASPDYLKARPAVGDVSNLAQHKLIGFSDSPKLNRWPLKQDVELRYHLHASSGETIRHLCLAGQGIALLSHFMVYRDIENGSLVPIFENDLVSPNRRESVQAVYYRNSAVSSRISAFLDFIQPRLIL; encoded by the coding sequence ATGCCTGTAAAAGCAAAAACCGAAGACTTAGAAGCCTTTCTTACCGTTGTCGATACCGGGAGCTTTTCGAGCGCAGCAAACTTGTTGAATCAACAGGTTGCCAAAGTGAGCCGCGCAGTTACACGTTTAGAAAGTACTTTAGAAGCAACACTGTTAAATCGAACCACACGCAGGTTAGAACTGACAGAAGAAGGAGAAATGTTTTTACGCTATGCGCGAGACGGCCTCAACAAGTTGGAAAAAGGCGAAGAAGCGCTACGACTGCTTAAGCGTGCACCGTCAGGAAAACTACGTGTCGATGCCGCAAGCCCTTTTGTGCTTCACCAGCTAGCCCCACTGGTAAAGGCATTTAGCGAAACCTACCCCGATATCGCACTCGATATTACCAGCCACGACAGTATTATTGATTTATTGGAACACAAAACGGATATCGCTATACGTATAGGCGATTTGAGTGACTCAAACTTGCATGCTCGCAAACTGGGTAAAAGCAAGTTGCATATTGTGGCTAGCCCTGACTACTTAAAAGCGCGCCCGGCGGTTGGGGATGTCAGTAATTTAGCTCAACATAAGCTAATTGGTTTTAGCGACTCACCAAAGCTTAATCGCTGGCCGTTAAAACAAGATGTGGAGTTGCGCTATCACTTACATGCATCCAGTGGAGAAACTATTCGCCATTTGTGCCTTGCGGGACAGGGCATTGCCTTGTTGTCTCATTTTATGGTGTATCGCGATATTGAGAACGGATCACTAGTACCTATTTTTGAAAATGACCTAGTGTCGCCGAATCGACGGGAATCAGTACAGGCGGTGTACTACAGAAACAGCGCGGTATCTTCTCGTATATCGGCATTTCTCGACTTCATTCAGCCGAGACTTATACTTTAA
- a CDS encoding MFS transporter has protein sequence MPIALFALTLSAFAIGTTEFVIVGLVPTIATDLGVTLPSAGLLVSLYAVGVAVGAPVLTALTGKWNRKHVLLSLMALFVAGNMLAWQAPSYESLIVARILTGLAHGVFFSIGSTIATGLVAKEKEASAIAIMFTGLTVALVTGVPLGTWIGQSFGWRATFLVVSALGTIALIGSALLVPNNLKQSKPASLSEQMKVLIQPRLVLVYLMTILGYGGTFTAFTYLAPILQEEAGFAPSAISLIMLVYGVSVAVGNIYGGKLADKKGPIRALTIIFSALAVILFALTFTMGSKIAAVITVLVWGAFAFGNVPGLQVYVVQLAEKFTPNAVDVASGLNIAAFNIGIAVGSILGGAIVDGMTLSDTAWIGALISVAALVVTRYSGHLDKRALANVKNATNA, from the coding sequence ATGCCTATTGCATTATTTGCATTAACGTTAAGTGCGTTTGCTATTGGTACCACTGAGTTTGTCATAGTGGGGTTAGTACCCACTATAGCGACAGACCTTGGCGTTACATTACCCAGTGCGGGTTTACTTGTAAGCTTGTACGCTGTCGGTGTCGCCGTTGGTGCACCAGTGCTTACTGCACTTACTGGAAAGTGGAACAGAAAACACGTTTTACTCAGCCTGATGGCGCTGTTCGTGGCAGGCAACATGTTGGCGTGGCAAGCACCAAGCTATGAAAGCCTTATTGTGGCTAGGATACTAACAGGGCTCGCCCACGGCGTATTCTTTTCTATCGGCTCAACCATTGCCACCGGTCTGGTTGCAAAAGAAAAAGAAGCCAGTGCTATTGCTATCATGTTTACAGGTTTAACAGTTGCACTAGTTACGGGTGTGCCGCTTGGCACCTGGATTGGTCAAAGCTTTGGCTGGAGAGCCACATTTTTAGTGGTTTCAGCGTTGGGCACAATTGCACTTATTGGCAGTGCGCTATTGGTGCCAAACAATTTAAAACAAAGTAAGCCTGCAAGCTTAAGTGAGCAAATGAAAGTGCTGATTCAGCCTCGTCTTGTGCTGGTCTATCTCATGACGATTTTAGGCTACGGCGGCACATTTACCGCGTTTACGTATTTAGCGCCTATTTTGCAAGAAGAAGCTGGCTTTGCTCCGTCGGCAATAAGTTTAATCATGCTCGTGTACGGCGTGTCTGTTGCAGTCGGTAACATTTATGGTGGCAAATTGGCTGACAAAAAAGGCCCAATTCGCGCACTAACCATCATTTTCTCTGCACTTGCCGTTATCTTATTCGCGTTAACTTTCACCATGGGAAGCAAAATAGCCGCTGTGATCACAGTATTGGTATGGGGCGCTTTTGCATTTGGTAATGTGCCAGGCCTTCAAGTTTACGTAGTGCAGCTGGCTGAGAAGTTTACACCTAATGCAGTGGACGTTGCCTCAGGTCTAAACATTGCGGCGTTTAATATTGGTATTGCTGTGGGGTCTATATTAGGCGGCGCCATTGTAGATGGCATGACACTGTCTGACACCGCGTGGATAGGTGCGCTTATATCCGTTGCTGCACTGGTCGTAACACGCTATAGCGGCCACTTAGATAAGCGCGCGCTAGCGAACGTTAAAAACGCTACAAACGCCTAA
- a CDS encoding TIGR03571 family LLM class oxidoreductase, whose translation MSTTFDKLSQHVFSIGVELPLDNDWAHFDATKGTPFGVPDISKHHERIQLADKLGFKAAWVRDVPIYDPNFGDAAQVFETFSYLGYLAGITKNILLGTAAVVLPLRQPWLVKKAAATVQHLSNDRLILGVASGDRPSEYPLFGVDFDTRGEQFRQALDIVKSGNDRLSNGMVLLPEVAQPPLYVAGLAQQNPQWVGENMDGWLAYPGTPNDHVKRVALWRSVAGNKPYVSFIHLNLLEDDEAPIKRHRFGVETGVNGLIKELHAMKDAGVNHIGLHFRRNTHSVDAAMQRIAQHVFPHFHDK comes from the coding sequence ATGAGTACAACCTTTGACAAACTGTCACAGCACGTATTTTCCATTGGCGTTGAGTTGCCATTAGACAATGATTGGGCGCATTTTGATGCGACAAAAGGTACGCCATTTGGCGTACCGGATATAAGTAAGCATCACGAGCGTATTCAGCTAGCTGATAAGCTGGGTTTTAAAGCCGCATGGGTGCGTGATGTACCCATTTATGACCCAAATTTCGGTGATGCTGCACAAGTATTCGAAACCTTTAGCTATCTTGGGTATTTGGCCGGCATAACAAAAAATATTTTGTTGGGAACCGCGGCGGTTGTGCTACCGCTTCGCCAACCATGGTTGGTAAAAAAAGCTGCTGCGACGGTACAACATCTAAGTAATGACCGCCTAATACTTGGTGTGGCAAGTGGCGATAGGCCTTCAGAATATCCGTTATTCGGTGTCGATTTCGATACTAGAGGTGAGCAGTTTAGGCAAGCGCTCGACATTGTAAAAAGTGGTAATGACCGGTTGAGTAACGGCATGGTGCTTCTACCAGAAGTCGCGCAGCCTCCATTATATGTAGCAGGTCTTGCCCAGCAAAATCCGCAGTGGGTTGGTGAAAATATGGATGGCTGGTTGGCATATCCGGGTACCCCAAATGATCACGTTAAACGCGTTGCTCTGTGGCGCAGTGTTGCAGGTAATAAGCCCTATGTCAGTTTTATTCACTTAAACTTGTTAGAAGACGACGAAGCGCCGATAAAACGCCATAGATTTGGGGTTGAAACCGGCGTAAATGGGCTTATCAAAGAACTACACGCGATGAAGGACGCGGGCGTTAACCACATAGGCTTACATTTTAGGCGTAATACACATTCTGTAGACGCTGCCATGCAGCGCATTGCGCAACACGTATTTCCCCATTTTCACGACAAATAA
- the dkgB gene encoding 2,5-didehydrogluconate reductase DkgB: MPTVTQSSAIPSLGVGTFRLKDDEAYNSVTMALDVGFRHIDTAQIYGNEEAVGRAIKDSSVPREDIYVTTKVWNDKLNKAGFIDSVKESLAKLQLSYVDLLLIHWPSPENGESMEEYLGELRRAKELGLTKAIGISNFTVAQTEQAVRILGDGEIATNQVEVHPYLTNEKVRQACEKLGITVTGYMPFAVGKVLKDDTINAIADKHGVTAAEVVVAWELAHGLVTIPSSTKLKNLEINFNALSLTLDTEDIAKIDALDCGDRQAAPDFSPQWD, from the coding sequence ATGCCAACAGTAACTCAATCATCAGCTATTCCCTCGCTAGGTGTAGGCACCTTTCGTCTCAAAGATGATGAAGCGTACAACTCGGTGACAATGGCGCTAGATGTAGGCTTCAGGCATATCGATACGGCGCAAATTTACGGTAATGAAGAGGCCGTAGGGCGTGCCATAAAGGACAGTAGCGTGCCTCGTGAAGATATTTATGTTACGACAAAAGTATGGAACGACAAGCTTAACAAGGCAGGTTTCATAGACAGTGTGAAAGAAAGCTTGGCTAAGCTTCAACTTTCTTACGTCGACTTGCTCCTCATTCATTGGCCATCACCGGAAAACGGAGAATCGATGGAAGAATATCTTGGCGAATTACGACGTGCCAAAGAGCTAGGGTTAACAAAAGCTATTGGCATATCTAATTTTACGGTAGCCCAAACTGAACAGGCTGTGCGTATTTTGGGCGATGGTGAAATTGCTACAAACCAAGTAGAGGTTCACCCATATTTAACCAACGAGAAAGTACGTCAGGCGTGTGAGAAGCTGGGTATTACTGTAACTGGGTATATGCCATTTGCAGTAGGAAAAGTGCTAAAAGATGACACCATTAATGCAATTGCTGACAAGCATGGTGTAACCGCTGCCGAAGTGGTTGTGGCATGGGAGCTCGCGCATGGTTTAGTTACTATCCCATCTTCTACAAAGCTTAAAAACTTGGAAATCAACTTCAATGCCTTATCACTGACCTTAGATACTGAAGACATTGCGAAGATTGATGCATTGGACTGTGGCGATCGCCAAGCTGCTCCTGATTTCTCACCGCAATGGGACTAA
- a CDS encoding alcohol dehydrogenase catalytic domain-containing protein, with the protein MQANIWQFDKAGMPLVKSTKTLPSPGAGRIIVRNYAIGVNPVDWKFIDDNPRNWQQGHVPGVDGAGIVVAVGEGVDEGLLGKRVAYHHSLGEDGSFADHTSLYANRVVEIPESVDFALAAAMPCPMLTAWQAFSKVPLREGADVLVTGMGAVNKLLVQLLSTAGFNVHVISASFAKAQAEAMGVKSVFRNAPKDQTFYALFDANGPEYAKTLVPLLEANGHVVSILGRIEDPVDAPFTRTISYHEIALGALHDYGDALQWQRLMRDGEALLNSVAEQSIIVEIPTIFEFEKLNEALQFSKQEKRKAVVTV; encoded by the coding sequence ATGCAAGCTAACATTTGGCAGTTTGACAAAGCAGGAATGCCACTTGTCAAATCTACAAAAACATTACCATCGCCGGGAGCTGGGCGCATTATTGTGCGCAATTATGCAATTGGCGTTAATCCTGTGGATTGGAAATTTATAGACGATAACCCTCGCAATTGGCAACAGGGTCATGTGCCTGGCGTAGACGGTGCGGGTATCGTTGTTGCTGTAGGTGAAGGTGTTGATGAAGGATTATTAGGAAAGCGCGTAGCCTATCATCATAGTCTTGGTGAAGACGGAAGCTTTGCCGACCATACGTCTTTATACGCTAACCGCGTTGTGGAAATTCCTGAGAGTGTTGATTTTGCACTTGCAGCAGCAATGCCGTGCCCTATGCTTACCGCGTGGCAAGCTTTTAGCAAAGTCCCTTTAAGAGAGGGCGCTGATGTGTTGGTCACGGGGATGGGAGCAGTTAACAAGCTACTTGTTCAACTATTGTCGACCGCCGGCTTTAATGTGCATGTTATTTCGGCAAGCTTCGCTAAAGCGCAAGCTGAAGCAATGGGCGTGAAAAGTGTGTTTCGCAATGCGCCTAAAGACCAAACATTTTATGCACTGTTCGATGCAAACGGCCCTGAATATGCTAAAACGCTTGTGCCATTACTTGAGGCCAACGGCCATGTGGTAAGCATTTTGGGCAGAATAGAAGACCCGGTTGATGCGCCTTTCACACGCACTATCTCGTACCATGAGATTGCGCTCGGCGCGCTGCACGACTATGGCGATGCTTTACAATGGCAACGTCTTATGCGAGATGGCGAAGCCTTGCTTAACAGCGTTGCTGAACAGTCGATAATTGTTGAGATCCCTACCATCTTTGAATTTGAAAAGCTTAATGAAGCGCTTCAGTTTTCAAAGCAGGAAAAACGCAAAGCGGTGGTTACGGTTTAG